The genome window CGGGAACGAGGTCAAGCAATTGACGACCTTTCGAAGTAATGAAAATATGCTTACCCTTCAATTCCATCGACATACTATTAAATAATTTCTCTATGATATCGGCGCGTGTTGCAACAGTTCCCAACCCACCAGTTTGATTGATCGTATTTGCGAGATGCTTCTCGTCTGTACTCATATAGCGAACCGGATTTTCCATTGCTTGAAGCAGTGCACCTTCTGTAAAGCGTTCCGGTGGTTTCGTTTCACCTGAAGTTTGCGTAACCTTTAAGCTGCTGAAGGTATCCCCTTTCTCAACTGCCGGTAATCGCTGGTCATCATGATTCTCATCATCAAAACGGTTATCGTAAATTTCCTTCCAGCCCTGCTTTTTAATGACCTTACCTCGCGCTTGAAAATGAACATTTTCAATTTGTGCATGAATCGTTGTTTGTTCATATTCATGCGGATCTGATAACACAGCTAAGAAACGTTTGACAACAAGATCATAAATCCTTCGTTCCTGATCTGTTAAATCAGACAAGACGACATGCTGTTCGGTTGGGATGATAGCATGGTGATCAGATACCTTGGAATTATCGACAACGGATTTTCCAAGCTTGAAGTCTTTACGCAACACCTTGCTAGCTGCCTTTGCATATTGGTCTACCCCACATGTCTTAACACGATCCTTCAACGTTGGCACGATATCGGTTGTAATAACTCTTGAATCCGTTCGTGGATACGTTAGCACCTTATGTTGTTCGTAAAGCTTTTGCATAATCGAAAGGGTTTGTTTCCCTGAAAAGTTAAAGATTCGATTGGCATCGCGTTGTAATTCTGTTAAGTCATAAAGCTGTGGTGCGAATTTCTTTTTAAATGCCTTTTCTACATTTGTAACTGTTGCAGGCTTGTTTTGAATTTTCTTCAGTAAGGCATCTGCTTTTTCCTTGGAAAACATTCTTGAGTTATTCTTCTCGTCTTGCCACCTTAATATAAATCCTTTATCTGTTTTCGCTTCAATACCATAAAATTTCCGTGGCTTGAATTGTTTAATTTCTTCTTCTCTTGCTGCTACCATTGCTAGTGTTGGTGTTTGTACACGTCCAGCCGATAACTGTGCATTAAATTTAGTTGTAAGTGCACGGGTTGCATTTAGACCTACATACCAATCTGCCTCTGAACGAGCAACTGCCGACGCATATAAATTCTCGTAATTTTTTCCTGGTTTTAACTGCCTGAAGCCATCACGAATCGCTTTATCCGTTACCGATGAAATCCATAATCGTTTAATCGGCTTATTCACATGAACTTTTTCCAGAATCCATCTTGCAACAAGCTCACCTTCACGACCTGCGTCTGTCGCAATGACAATGTCAGTTACATCCTTTCGACTGATCTGCGTTTTAACTGCACTGAATTGTTTGCCAGTCTTTTTCATCACGACAAGCTTCAGATTGGAAGGGAGCATTGGCAGGTCTTCCATTCGCCATGTTTTATATTTATCATCATAGGTTTCTGGATCTGCCAATGTAACCAAATGGCCCAGTGCCCATGTCACAATATATTTCGATCCTTCTAAATAACCGTTTCCCTTTTTGCTGCACCCAAGCACACGGGCGATATCTCGGCCAACAGAAGGTTTCTCTGCTAGAACTAATGTTTTACTCATGTAAAAAATCCTCTCTTATAAAAACATCTATTGCTACTTTACCATAAAAGATTGATAACGTGCAGGTTTGCTGAGTTGAATTGGATAATCGAGAGCAATTGCTACAATTTCGATTGAGATTCTCTGTAAATCAAGCGAACTTGCCTCCATTTCACAATGAGTCTAATCAATTTGAACGATAACCTCGCCGCATTTACAAAATTTCTGATTTTCTTCTTTAAAATAGACGAAACCAATTTTCCACCTTTTCCCTAGGTCTGGTTAAAGGAAAGAGGAGTAAATTGAACTTTTCCTTTTACTTATTCAATTCGGCATTTTAAACGATTTCAGCACGTCCAAAATATGCATTGTTATTACAAAACGTCGCTTTCTAATCCATTTTCTCAAACTCTTGGTCTATCAGTTCATAATTTAACACTCCAAGAGCCTTGTATTGAATTATTCCATTTGAATCAATCATAAATGAAGTTGGAATTTGATGTATTTCATAAATAAGACCCACATCGTTTCCCTCATCTAGTAGTACAGGGAATTGTAAATCAAGATCTTTTACAAAATCCCGTATTTTCTGTTTGCTTGGTTCTGTATTCACTAAATTCACTGCCAACACCACAACGTCCTTATCTTGATAAAATTTTTCTAAATCTGGCATTTCAGTACGACAAGGTTCACACCATGTGTTCCAGAAGTTCAATATAACTCGACTGCCATGATAATCCGATAACTGCACGCTTTCTCCTTTTAACGTTTGAAGTCTAAAATTAGGTGCAAAGTTTCCTATACTTAATCCTACATTATTTTCGATTCTCTCATCCCCGCTTAAATTTGATATATCGTTAGATTTTGATTGAGAAACTAAATCGTATATTGCCCAACCAAACATCCCAACGAGAACAATGATAATAATCGCCCTTTTCATAAAATATTGCCTCCTGCTATCCAATATTAGACAGCCAACTATCCTGTATGAGTTGAAACAAGAAAATAGATAAACGCGTTAGTTGACCTGTATACAAGAAGATTCCCGTTAAAATCATAATACTCCCGCCTGCTTTCATAATCTTTTGACTATAGCGTACAAGCCATTTTGCGGAACCTAGGAAAAAGGATAGTACAATAAATGGGATTGCAAAACCAACTACGTACATAATCGTATAAAAAATTCCTTGTGTTGAATTACTTCCTGCTATCACCAAGATAGAAGCAAAAATCGGTCCTATACAGGGGGTCCAACCAGCTGCAAAACCCATTCCAACAATAAAAGTGCCTACATAGCCCGCTCGTTTTTTACCAAAATTAAACCGTCTTTCTTTCATAAACCAAGTCAAAGGTAGCCATCCAGCTACAAACAACCCCATAACAATAATAAAAATCCCTGCAATTCTTTGAAAAAAAATTCCTAAAGCACCTGATAACAATCCTTGAACCCATTGCCCTAGCAATGTAGCACCAAATCCTAAACTAAGAAAAATCATAGAAACGCCCAGCAAGAAAAAAATAGAATGGAGCAGTAATTTACGACGAACTTTTATATCCCGTTGATATTGAATTTCTTTTAAACTCATACCAGTTATATACGAAAGATAAGCTGGAAATATCGGTAATGTACAAGGGGAAAGAAAAGTTAAAGAGCCAGCAAATAAAGCAATCCATAGCGTAATATCTGAGGCATTCATTATTTCACCCCTCTTCCATTTCAAAGTAATACCACTTCTTTTACCAATTACATATATGTATATTCATAACTAACAACTATACCTGTGCGATAGCCTTCGACTAAAAATGGAATGCATTAATTGACATACTTAAAATAAGGACACTGGTTTTCTACCTAAACTTAGAAGGGACATTAAAATATTCAGAAGTAAAACTTAATCGTGGTCATTTTAATGTTAAAGAGTGGTTGTTTTGAAAAATTAACCCCCCATAGATATATGCCTATACCAAGTGACTTCTTTTACATATATATAACCGTAACACCCACATCAAACTGCATTGTTTTTAATAAAAAATAGAAAGCAAACACTGGATCTATGGCTTACCCTGCCATAAACTCATTTAAGCCTAAATTTAATTTCTTTAATCTCTTGAAAATACAATTCTATGTCCGGAAAAAATCACTCTTTTCTTAATAAAATAATCTAGTAATACTATACGGAGGATTGGATATGTCTAAAATATTTAAGACGTTAATATTCATTCTATTATTAGCTATGACTTCTTCTTGTCAAAATACCGACACAAGTACAAACTTTGGAGAACCCCCCCATCTTTCAGTAGACTTTGTAGTTCCTGACTCGGCCAATACTGGGGACACTATAGAATTAATTGCTACCGTTACCTATAATGGGAAAATTGTAAATGATGCCGATAAAATCACTTTTGAAATGTGGCAAGAGGGAAGAAAAGAAGATAGTACTATGATTGAATCAGTTAATAATGGAGATGGGTCGTATACAGCAGAAATGACATTCCAACAGGATGGAATTTATAATATATATGCCCATGTTACCGCAAAAGATTTGCATAGCATGCCACAGAAATCCATCACGGTTGGTAAAAGTGTGAATGATGAATCGGAAAATGAAGAAGTTTCAAAGGATCATAATCACGAAGCTAGTAATGAGAAGTTTTCTATGCATTTCACGAATCCTGGTGAAGTTAATTTAACAGAAATGACGAAAATCATGGTTCACTTACAAATGAATGAGAAACCTTTGGAAAAAGCAATGGTTCGTTATGAAATTTGGAATTACGCTATTTCAGATACACATTACTGGATAGATGCTGAGGAATTAATACCCGGTGAATATACAATCAATTACGAATTTCCGAAGGCTGGCACTTATACTATACAAGTTCATGTAGAAAATAATCATGGGCTCCATGAACATGATACGTTCAAATTAAAAGTAAACTGATTCAATTAAATGAAAATACAATAGCCCCCATATAGCTATTTTGACAACTTCAACCAAATCTAGTATTTTCTCTGGGCATTTACAAAAAACAACCCATCAAGTAACAATTAATTAATACATTATAGCAGGCATAAACAGCCTGCTTTAATAATTTTGGGGTTTCGAAAGTCATTTAAGATATGAAGCAGGTCTCTTGAAAAACCTGTTGGTCAAAATCATGTCTAAATTCTCTCGCCTGGTCTACTAATTTACGTTCAAAAGGATCTAATAGATGCCCGATAACTTAGAATGATCAGGCATAATCTTAAGAAAGATGATAAACTGCCGCGCTTCATCAATTAACTGTTGCTGTTCATAAGTGAAGCCTAAGCTCAAAAACAAGGTATGTTCTTTCATAATTCTAGTCCAAAATTGAATTTCATTTAACGATTTGATAACAATTGGATGTGCCATCCAACAACTCACCCTTCTTTTAAATTGACAACCTCACAAAAGTATATCTGGTTGCTTGTTTTTATTCTTACTTATAAAGTTAGGCTGAAAGTCATCGATTTATTGCAGTGGGAAACTTTTTCTTCTGTTTTTATTTTCTAATATGAACCATCCAATTTCCCTTTGTAATTCATCACAAGTTAATCGAATATCTCATATTATTTGTATATAGTGATTAAAACAGATGAGGCGATTTAAATGGATAAAGAATATTATCATAAAATCATATCTCTATATGAACAAAATCAAAAAATTAAAGATTTATTAGATCAGGAGATTGAGCAAATTGAATCTTTATTAAGGCTAGAAAAGCTTGATGACCAGTCAAGAGAAAACTTCATTGTTCTTCAAAAATCAATGGAGAAGCTAAAAGAAAATAAAAGCGATCTGGATGGCTTATACAACAGTTTGAATCAAAAGTCTAGAGTTAATTTTGGGATTCTATATCCTTCCAAAGATGAAAATCTATATGTTTACCTGCTTCAAAAATTTAAAGAATTATCCAAGTTTTATGATGAGGAAATTATCTTATTCACCATGGAAGATCTTGACCTTAAAAAAATGACTGTAAAAGGTACCGTTATTTCTGGTTCAAAACTAAAACAGCGCTTAGTTGCAATTCCCCCATTTATTTATAATATAACTTTCCATTCCAAGAGATTAAGTATAAATAGAATGAAGCAGCTTCGTAAACTAGGGATATGCAAAACAATCAATCCAATAAACACGTTTAACCAAACAATGATTCTTGACATTCTATCCTCTTTACCTGAAATAGGACCTTTCATTCGATCTTATAGCCTTTTCTCACCGTCATCATTAGAAAGATATTTTGAAGAAAATGATTTCATTTTAATAATTCCGGAGAATGAAATAAGTCGCAGTTCTATTATCCATGTTTCCAAATCCGGAAATGAAGATGAACCAATATTTCATATTGTCCATAATGGAATAAGGATTGAATGTTCCTGCGAAAGTATATTTAAAGAATTAAAGAAAAGGATGAAGGGACAGAATTATCTAATCATGAAAGGAATACCTACACTGTTATGGATGAACACCCCTTTAGAGATACGTGTATATTTACAAAAAACGATACATGGTAAATGGGAAATAACAGATATGATTGGAAAAAGTGAATTCCTTTCTACAGAAACATACAAAAAAAACATCTGTGAACAACTGCCTTGGATATTAAAAAAAGTAATTCCAGAGAAATCCCCTGATATTTTAAATAATTTAACGTATGTAAGTATAAAAGCAGGAAGCTATCTAGATTATTTCATTCCGAATTTAGGTAGTTTGGCGATTGATTTTTTACTTGATCATAAAGGAAACCCTAACTTATTCTATATAAAAGGATGGGAAAATAAGAACTTTTTAAGAGAAGCAAATAAAGACAGCTGGGACACATTTATTCAAAATAGCTTTCATTATTTATTTTTTTTGTATCAAAATAGTCGAATGGATACAGATGCAAATGACATGGATTAACATTCAGCAGGCCGAAAACAATTCTGAAAAGAATATAATATTTATGCCTTCTTTTCTTTCTGACGGGTTATCTTCTAACGTACAACTTTCTTTTGGACAGAGAAGAATAAAAGCAATTGTGAAGACTACAACGTCACAATCCATCGAAGTAAATGATTACTCAAATCCTATGCAAATCTATTTGTCAGCAAATTTATTGAATGAATTACTCGTGCAAACTGAAATAACATATCAACTAAAGATTCATGATAATGAATGTACCATCGGTCCTATTATCGGACTGCATCTTGGTGAACAGCAATACTATTATCATAATAGACATATGAAACAATATATAGATTCCATGCATGACTATCAAAGTATAGGCGGTTTAATAATTGCATTTAAAGATGGTTCCATTGATGAGACTGAAAATTGCGTTTATGGTCTTTACTATCATGATAGGAAGAAGCAATGGCGATATGGTAAATTTCCTTTACCATCAGTCATATTTAGACGCGCATATAAAACAACACAAGATTTAGCGGATAGATTATACAAAAAAACGAATGGAAATTTATTTAATTCAATTAGTCTTACAAAATGGGATGTTTACTTAAAAATAAGGGAATATCAAACCTTTAAGGAATTTTTACCAGAAACAGCAAAAGTAATTAATGGTCAAGATGTAAAGAAGTTTTTAAGAAAACATTCGGAAATAATATTAAAACCAGCAGATTTATCCAGAGCGCGAGGAATTTGTATTATTAAAACTGTTTCGACCGAGACATTTCTATTATTCGATTACAGTAATGGTGTTTTATTAAAAACGATTGTAGACAATATTAAACTACAAGAATTTCTAAGATCAGGTAATTTTTTAAATGGTAATTACATTGCTCAGCCTTATATTAATTTGGCAAAAATAAATAATTCCCCTTGGGATATACGAGTCGTTATGCAAAAGAATAGGAAGAAACAATGGCAATGTAATGGTATTGAGTGCCGTCTAGCTGGAAAAGAACATCTAATCACAAATATCTCCCGTGGTGGCAGTGCATTATCAATCAGAGAGGCTACATCATTAAGCTTTGGAGAACAATTTACCACTGTAATCAAAGCGAAAGTAAAAGATGCAGCATTTGAATTCTGCAGGATTATGGAACAGACGAATGAACACTTTGCAGAATTTGGACTCGATCTCGCTTTCGATACGAATCAAAAATTATGGTTTATTGAAGCAAATACAAGGCCTTCATTTAAAGGATTTAAGACAATGGATCTGAATAACTACTATCATATCTCCACTGCACCAATTCATTATGCAGCTTCACTGGCGGGCTTTTAATAGATAAGTAAGTACTGACTACAAAGTTACCATACTCTGTAGTTAGTACTTACTAGTTTACCGTGCGCAGAGAACAATCAAAAACAGACTTTATCCAAAGCCTGTATTTTAAGTGCATTTTTTATACTATCATATGGCTAAAATACTTACAGAGAAGGGAATTTTTCAATACTTTTTGTGCTTCTACAAGTTCTATTAACACATTACATACACAAGATTCTGGCCTATTCTCTTGTTCCGTTGCAATAGTTACTCTCGTTGCCCTCCTCTCTAGAATGTATATACTATTTTGCTTACCTACTGTTATATCCCAATCACATATTTTTATAGAAAACTTGGTTGTTACCAAGCCTTTAGGTGACAGCCTTAGTTGCGCTTATGCAGCATAAGAAAGTTCTATCCTTTCTTATCTGGCATTGGAAATCCACAAAGTGCCTTTGCATATTCAAATGGCGTTTGTCTAACACGCTGATTAGCCTCTTTACTTTCTACTTCTAAATGTTTTCGATACCCATAAAAATGATTATTTACCTCTAATATCCATATGTTTCTATCTTGATCAATAATCATATCGATTGCTACATCCCCATAATGACCAAGTTCTTGATCGATTACCTTACAGGTCGCGATTGCAGCTTGGATCATTTCCACTTCTAATTTCATTGCTTCTTTCTCTGAAATAGCAAGTAATTCTTTCAATGCCTCTCGTCCCTGCATTAAAAAATCGAGAAATTTGGAATTAGTAATAATGCTCTTCTTCTTCCCAAAACGACCAACAAAACCTTGACAGTTCCATTCTTTTTTACTGTTTTTTTGTAAAAATAAACGGAAATCTACATGCTGATCTTCTTTATATGTTGCTTCTATCCCTTGCTGAATAAGATAACGTTTACTAGGGATGTATCGTTTCAAAATGGCTTCCGTACTTTCTATACTGTCATATACAATTTTCTCTTGAGATCTCGTTGTGAAAATAATTTTTTGACCCTGCTTTTGGACCGTATAGATCCCCTTGCCCTTAAAAGAACCGCGTGGCTTTAAATAAACTACAGGAAAACTTTCAAGCATTTCATTTAGCACATTACTACTCGTCAGTCTTTTCGTTTGTGGAAAATACTTGATAACTTCATATTTTAAGGCACTTTTATACAGCTGCCATTTGTTAAAAGCATGGGAATTAAAGACCTTTCTGCCTATCTTCTCCTCAAGTCCTTTCAGCACTTCTCGGGGAATGGATCTCCTTTTGAAGATTGCTCCTGGTAAAGGAAAGACACCATATTTCCATCGTTCATTTTTATTGCTTGCGTATGGATTATAAGCATAGCCTTCAACTGTTTGATTTACAAGGTTGATCCCATCTCCTGCACAAACATAAATGAGCCCATTAATATTATCATAGCCTTTAAATCGGTTCTTACATTTTTCAAGTACCGCTAATGTTAAGCTACTCTTCCAACGTCTAAAGATAAAAGCTATAACAGGACCGATTAAAATGGTATCCTTTTTCACAACCATTTCATATGGAAGTTCTGTCGGGATGTTGTACCCATTAAACCAATATTTCGGCATTGCAATTGTGTTTTCAGGCAATTGATCATCCACTTCAATAAAAGCCTGATGCTTCCAATGTCCAAATTGTATCGTTACTTCATTATTCGTTTGCAAAAATTGTTTTTCAATGCTTTTAGAAATATATAATTTATTGTTGTTTGTTTTAATAAAAGATATCAGAACCATGCAATTGCACCTCTTTTATAAGTTCATTTCTATTTAAGATATGTATTTTTATCAATGTTGTGTAAATAGTAAGGCATTAATAAATAAGGGGAGAATTGTACACTGCTTCTCACGTTGTTGGACTATAGAATCCTTTTGAAAACTAAGGTTTAACCAAGATTTTAGGTGACAGCCCTTGTTCAATGAAAAAACAAAAAAACAGGGGTGAATCACCCCCTGATGAAAGTCTCTATTTCTCAGATTGTCTGTATATAGCATTTATCTTTGTTTGTCCGTCAGTAAAACGGTATATAATTCCAATCCCTTTGCAGCGACGATTGCAACACGACTTGAACCGGATTTGTTCCAATAAAAATAATTGTGTCCATAAACTTCACCCATGTCTGTTTTTTATGATTGAATCATTACTATAAGATATAAAATCCAGAACATTTTGTGACGATCATTTTTCTTATACTTGACGGAAAAGAGTTTATTGCAGGTTAACTAACAGTAAAAGCTCGATTCGTTCACGGGCCTTTAGGTCATACCCTTGCGGTGCTAACACTCAGTGGCGGTAGGGAACCCCCCACTGAATGAAGTTTCACTATATATTTGAAACCTAAGATACCAATACATACTGGATCTCAAGGTGCAGCATATCCTATTATGACTCTATGAAAGTGAGGTGAATCAAATGGCTAAAAAGAGAAAAAAGAAAATGGAAGTAGAGAAAATAATTTTTGTAGAAAAAGACAATGATTTTTGTCATTGCCGTCATCGATGCCATTCATTCTGTTCCAGCTTCCGTTGCCGCCCAATTTGCGGATTACGCAATAACCGTTGTTTCCACAATGACTTCCATCATGGCTGCCGTCACTTTTGCTAATTTATTACTTTAGCGAACAGGATTCCTTCTTGTTCGCTTCTTATAAGGCTGATATACCTTTCAAAAATATCTAATAAACATACACTAATATTGTGTAGTAGATAGGAGGGGAGATATGACACATCAACATTTCGGTCACGTTAATCCACATGTTCAAAGACGTGAATGCAATTGTAGTGATTGCAGACAAGAACGTCACCACGGATTTAATCACAATGATGACTTTTGCTCATGCAAACACGATGATTCTTTTTCAACTAGGAGACGCCAAATGAATCATCACTGTGGTTGTAGTAGCGGCAACCCTAAAAGACATGACCATTCCTTTCACAAAATACCTTCACTTCGTAAACAAAGATTGGAGCCTAAACATGCTGACAGACACACCAAATTGTCTTACATTGAGGACAAACAAGCTATGACTCGAGATTTTCAAGAAGGCAGATTGAAAGTGAATCATGAAGATGGCAAAAAGAACATTATTATTATTATGTGATCTATTTACAACTATTTTAAGCTAAAGGAGAATGATAAAAATGAGTCATACAGGTTGTACAAAATGCGGCAAACAGTTTAGACATGATCATTTTGATGATCATGGACATCATGATTTCCACCATCATAACCATCGTGATCATCATGATTTCCGCCATCATAACCATCGTGATCATCATGATTTTCGCCATCATAACCATTGTAATCATCATGATTCCCACCATCATGAACGCGACTTTATTTGTGATAGATTTATATGTGATAGTGATTTCAGATTACGTCTTGGCGGATTACAAGGTGGCTTGAACTTCCGCCTTCGTCAGCTTATCGGCTGCGTTGTGAAACTGGAGCTGGAAGAAAACAAGGAAATTGTAGGTAACATTTGCTTTGTTGGTTCAGATTTTGTCGAAGTTGATGTATTAAAGGAGAAAAAAGAAGTAGTTGCCGAAGAAAAGATTGACTTAAAAGAAAAAGCCGGGAAAAAAAGGAAAAAACGTAAAAAATTAGCCCATGGAAATACGCTCATTTTTCCATTTAAAGCCATTAAATTTGTGGAATTAAAAGATGATTGTGACTGTAAAGATTGAATCTAACTGGTCACTATATTCAAGTATTTAAAGACCCCATCACAAATGGAGCACATAAACCCTAATGAATCTCCGTTCTCCGTATGACTGGGCACTTAAACAAGGCTGTTGTTACAAATGTAACAACAGCCTTGTATATAATTAATTTTGATATTCATTTTATTATTTATTTGCTTTTGGGTTTATTCTCTCTTTCTTGCTTTTCTTGCTTTTCTTGATTTATATGCTTTTTTTGGTTTTTCTACCTCAGCTTCCTTTTTTGGTTTTTCTGATCTTTCTTCTTTTTTTGGTCTTTCTAATCTTTCTTCTTTCTTTGGTTTTTCTAATCTTTCTTCTTTCTTTGGTTTTTCTAATCTTTCTTCCTGTTTTGGTTCTTCTAATCTTTCTTCCTCTTTTGGTTTATCTGCTCTTTCTTCCTCTTTTGGTTTTTCTTCCTTTTTTACTTTTTTTGCTTCTTGTCTCTCTTCTTTTCTTGCCTTTCTCTCTTCATCTCTCTTTTCTTTTTTCTCTTGTCTTTTCTTATTTCGTTCTTCGTGATTGCCTCGTTCTTCCTTCTCTTTTCCCATTCCCTTCACCTCTTTCATAAGTTACTAAGTTAATAAATTCTAAATAAAGGAAATTCCATGTTGAAATTTCAAAGCTTGACTCAGCTTAGAAATCTAATTTTTTTATATTTTATTTAATGCGTAACTCTATTTTAGCTGGTCCTTTGCTGTTTTTACTCGAGCCCATTGAAGCACCTGAGCCACTCGTCTCCTGAATGATTTGAAAGACAACTTTATTTTCCACACCTGATACGTCTATTCTATAGTCTCTCTCTGCACCAGGCCCAAGAATATCTATATGTGAAAGTTTGTCGCCTACATAAACAGGTAATAATTCTTTTGTTGGTGAATCTTGATCGTATACATTAATTTTAAATTGACGACTATTTTGTTCGTTTTTGTTTTTAATTTTCACAAACAGGTTAGCTTCACTTTTATTGGTCGGAATTTTACAGCTAGAGACAGATCGGTTTGTTTTTGACATACAATCTCCTCCAAATTATTTTACATTTATTTCTTTTGGGAATTTAGTGCATCAAGGATAGCTTTACGATTATCGCTTTCACCTTGTAATAATACGTTGAGAGTGTTAGTTAGGTTTGAGATAAGAGCTTCTGTATTATTTGAATTCTGCTCTCCTCTTAAAGCTTCTAAAATAGTAAGTGTAGACAGAAGTGTTACGATTAATGCACTAGTATTATCATTCATACTGATGATTGTATTATTCCCGTTTGTGAAGGTATTTCCACCGGCGTCAGCAGTTGTTCTATTATCAGATGAAACTGTTCCAGTCGTTGTAGCAGTCGCATCGGAATCCGAATCAGCATTTGCATCAGAATCGGAGTCCGAATCAGCATTTGCATCAGAATCGGAATCGGAGTCAGCAGTTGCATCAGAATCGGAATCCGAATCAGCATTTGCATCAGAATCGGAATCGGAGTCAGCAGTTGCATCAGAATCGGAATCCGAGTCAGCAGTTGCATCAGAATCGGAATCGGAGTCAGCACTTGCATCAGAATCGGAATCGGAGTCAGCAGTTGCATCAGAATCGGAATCCGAATCAGCACTTGCATCAGAATCGGAATCAGCATTTGCATTGGAATCGGCGTCCACATCCGCATCTACATCGGCATTTACATCCGCATCTACATCGGCGTCTACATTGGCATCTACATCCGCGTCCACATCGGCGTCTACATCGGCATCTACATCCGCATTTACATCCGCATCTACATCAGCGTCTACATCGGCGTCTACATCCGCGTCTACATCGGCATCTACATCCGCATTTACATCCGCATCTACATCGGCGTCTAC of Oceanobacillus zhaokaii contains these proteins:
- a CDS encoding YheC/YheD family protein, with the translated sequence MVLISFIKTNNNKLYISKSIEKQFLQTNNEVTIQFGHWKHQAFIEVDDQLPENTIAMPKYWFNGYNIPTELPYEMVVKKDTILIGPVIAFIFRRWKSSLTLAVLEKCKNRFKGYDNINGLIYVCAGDGINLVNQTVEGYAYNPYASNKNERWKYGVFPLPGAIFKRRSIPREVLKGLEEKIGRKVFNSHAFNKWQLYKSALKYEVIKYFPQTKRLTSSNVLNEMLESFPVVYLKPRGSFKGKGIYTVQKQGQKIIFTTRSQEKIVYDSIESTEAILKRYIPSKRYLIQQGIEATYKEDQHVDFRLFLQKNSKKEWNCQGFVGRFGKKKSIITNSKFLDFLMQGREALKELLAISEKEAMKLEVEMIQAAIATCKVIDQELGHYGDVAIDMIIDQDRNIWILEVNNHFYGYRKHLEVESKEANQRVRQTPFEYAKALCGFPMPDKKG